The genomic segment CGCCTCGGGCCTGATCGCCGACCGCATCGGGCGCCGCGCCCAGCTTGCCATCTGCGCCGTCATCATCGCCGTCTTCAGCTTTATCGGGCCCATCCTGATCGCCTCCGGCAATAATGGCCACGACGCTTTCGTCATCATCGGCTTCGGCGTGCTCGGCCTGTCCTTCGGCCAGGCGACAGGCTCGATCTCGTCGCGCTTCGGCCGCGGCTATCGCTATACCGGTGCAGCCTTCACCTCGGATCTCGCCTGGCTGGTCGGCGCAGGCTTTGCGCCGCTGGTGGCGCTCAGCCTCTCCAGCCGTTTCGGCCTGACCTTCGTCGGTTACTACCTTCTCTCCGGCGCCATCTGCACGCTGGCCGCGCTGGCCTTCAGCAAGGCGCTGGAACAGCGGGAATAGGATCGAGACAGTCCGCCGGGAAACCGGCGGCTGCCTTAGCATCTATCGCAGAGAAGAGCGGCATCGTCGAAATGCAACATTTGGTCGTTGGCGATATCCACGGCTTTCCCGAAACCTTTGTCGAGCTGCTGGATGCTGGCAGCTTTCAGCGCCATGGTTTGCAACTGGCCGACCTGAGCGGGCGTCCTGATCTACGTGGGGACGCGCTTCATGACCATCTCTTCAACCAGGACGGTATGCGGCATGCGATCCGGGCACTTCGTGAGATCGACGGACGCGGGTGCTTGGGGATCGGTTTTAGCGCCGGTGGGACGGCTCTGTGGAATGCGGTCAGAGAGGGTCTTGAACTCCAGGCGCTGATCTGCGTGTCATCAACCAGGTTGCGCTTCGAAACGTGTCCCCTCGATATACCCACCATGGTCTTCTGGGGAGAGCTCGATCCATACCGGCCAACTGAAAGCTGGAACAACGCTGTTCCCCAGTGCTGGAAAATCTACGCCGGCAAGCAGCATGATTTTTATCGGCTCGATGCGCTTACAGTGCGATCTCCGTTGAGGTCGGATATTGCCGCCTTTGTCGAAGGCCGAGGCCCGTTTGAATAGGGCGTATTCTGTGTCGCTTGGCCGCTTTGGCCTGAATTTCGTCGATTACTACTGCCCGGCGCCATCTGCGCGCGGCAGCACTCGCCTTTCAGCAGGGCGCTGGAGCAGCGTGAATAGGCGGATTTGGACACGGGAGCTCGCGCCTCGGACAACAGCCCCTCATCCGCCTGCCAGCACCTGCTCCCCGCCTGCGGGGCCAAGGGGGCAAGCGGCGAGCCCTCTGTTCCTCGCCAGCCTCTCGCTGGGCACGTCCCCTCGCCCCGTTTACGGGGAGAGGGTTAGGGTGAGGGGCAGCCACGCGGCACAAAGGCTGCAGCAGCGGTGGCCTGCCGCCTGCATCTGCTGGACATTGCAAATACAACACGTCAGGACATCAAACAGGTCGAAATGCTGCGCCTCGTCGATGGCGCGCAGAAATGGCCGCCGAAATCTTGATTTGATCTTACTGCGCCATCTGCGGCTGCTTTGCCGCCCGCGCTGCGGTCAATTCCGCCGTCGTGTGATTAAGGCGGTCGGCGAGCACGCGCATGATTTCCACGGCCATTTCGGGGAAGTCGCTGAGCAGCTTTAAAAAGTGCTCTTTGCTGATGCGCAATACTTCGAGGGGCGAGGTGGCCCGCACTGTCGCCGTGCGTGAGACATCGCAGAGAATGGCGATTTCGCCGACGATGGAATTGAGCTCGACGTCGGCGACCTTGATCTCGCCTGCCGGCGAGGAGACGATGATGTCGGCGCTGCCGGAAAGGATGACATAGGCGGCATCGCCGACATCGCCCTGGTGGAAGAGATCCTGACCGGCTTTGTAGGTCATGCGGTCGGAGGTGAAGGCCAAAAGCTTGAGTTTCGCTGGTGCAATCCTGGAAAAGATCGGCACCCGGCGCAGCATTTCGACTTCGTCTCTCAACAGCATGAGCGTTTCAATCCCCTGACGCAGGGTTCTTGGAACCAGGCGCCTCAATTCCGGGCGTTCCCCCGGGAACGCCTACCATCGCCGCCCCCATAGAATATTACGATAACAGTTCCTTGAACATACCGTTTTTCTCGGAAAGTTCCGGATAGTTTCCCGCTTCCGCCAGCCCGCCGCGGTCGAAGAGCAGGATCCGGTCGAACATTTCGGCAAGCCGCGCATTCGAAAGCACCCAGATGATCGCCGGGCGCTCACCTTCCTTATGCAGGTCTTCGATGATGTTGCGGGTGATCTGATCCTGAACGCGCTGGTCGAGTGCCGACAGCGGCCGGTTGAAGACGAAATAGTCCGAGCGCTTCAGAAGCGCGCGGGCCAGGTTCAGCTTCTGGCGCTGCACCATGGTCAGCCGCTTGCCGCCGGAGCCGACGTCGAATTCGAGGCCGATCGACAGAACATCGTCATAAAGGTCGAGTGCGTCGAAGAGCTCGCCCATGATGGCGCGGATGCGGTCGGAGGCGTCGGCCTGCTGATAGGCGATACGGCCGAAGAGCACATTGTCCATCAGGCTTGCCGACGGGGTGAAACGCTCGGCGTCGTAGCGCTCTATCAGCTCGGCGAGATCGGCCGGAATATGCGCATGGAACTGCTTGCGGGCGCTGACGATCTTGTCCATCAGCTCGTTGGTCAAAAGGCCGAAGCGATGGCGCGGCTCAATATAGGCGAAGCTCAGCCGGATGATGGCGGAGCGCTCCTCAGGTGTCGCATCCTCGAAGCGGCGGCTTTGCAGCTTCTGCAGCAGCGCCTGATAGGTCGGAATGTCATCCGCCGTCATGAAGGTCAGCTGCTGGAAGAAAGGATGATCCGGCGGCAGGTCGTGAAAGAGTTCGACGGCGTTTTCGGCAATCTCCAGGCCCATGGCGTAGAGATCGGTGCTGAGGCCCGTCTCGCGGAACAGCTGCTGGAAATAGGGATGGGCGGCCAGCCGGCGGTTGGTCATCAGCGGCCGCTTCATCGTGCCGAAGAGCAGGTTCTCACCGACCGTTGCCTGGGCATTGTAGGCGTCGAAATCGAAAGGCACGACGATGCCGTCAAGACCTTCGTCGCGCAGCCGGTCGCGCAGCGAGGCTCGCAGCGCCACGACATGGTCGCTGACCGCCACATGCACCTCGGTATTGACGTTCGAGCGCAGCGCCAGATCGAGGATGTCCTGCGAAATCTGCACGGCGTCGAGCACCGGCCGGATCGCTTTCAGGAGATCTTCCGGTCCATTGGCGCCGGCCGCCTGGTAATCCACCCAATCGCTGTTGAGGTCTAGCGTCGGGTTGCCGGCCTTCACCGCCTCGATGGAATGCCATTTATACTCCTGCGCTTCCTTCTCGTCGTAGACGGCGTCGATCATCGGCGCGTGCTTGAGGCCGTAGAGCAGATTGCTGGCGAGCGTGCCATGGAAGAAGAAGGTGTCGGCCGAGGCATAGGAGATGCGGCGGCCGGTGATCGATTCCGGCAGCTCGAGCAGGTCGCGTCCGTCGATGGTGATGCGGCCGGAGTCGGGCCAGATCATCCGGCCGAGCGCTTCGGCGAAGGCTTCGGCGCCGCTGCCGTTCGGACCGACGATCGCAACCGTCTCATTCGGCTTGATTTCGACCGAGACGTGGTCGACGAGGCGGGCGCCGCTGTCGTCGGAGAGCGTCAGATTGGTGACGACGAGTGCGCTGGTCAGTGGGCCCACGGGTGCGGTCGCCAATTCCTGGATGTGGCTGTCAATCAGGGGCTCGACGTTGAACTGCTCGTAGACCTGCTGGTATTTCACCTGCACGTCCTGGCGCATCTGGTCCCAGTCGATCAGCTCCTTCAGCGGCCCGGGCAGGTCTTTGTAGGCTGATATGACGGCGACGAGCTGGCCGATGTCGAGCCGGCCCTGCAGCGCGAGATAACCGCCGATCGCGTAGAACAGGAAAGGCGTGACCTGGGCGAGAAAGTTATTGATGAACTTCACCAGGAACTTCCACTGGTAAAGGTCGTAGCGGATCGAGAAGATGCGGCCGAGCCGCCAGGCGATATCGGCGCGTTCGAGGTTGGATGTGTCGTTGCCGTGGATCGTGCCGATGCCTTCGACGATTTCGCCGACGCGGCCGGAAAGCTCGCGCGCCGTCAGCTGCCGCTGGCGGCCGAGATCCAGCAGGCGCTTGCGCATGCGCGGGATGACGACCGCCTGGACGCCGACGATGGCGGCGGCGATCATGCCGAGCCAGAAATTCTGCACGATGATGAAGGCGAGCGCGGTGATCGCCTGGCCGCCGAGCAGGGCAGGCGAGACGAAGGCGTCGCCGGTGAAGCCGCCCATCGGCTCCACCTCGTCCTTGATCATCGTAGCGATCTCGGCCGATTTCACCCGCTTGAAATGGGCCGGCGGAAACCGCAGCACCCGGTCGATCAGTTCGAAGCGGATGCGCCGCAGCATGCGTTCGCCGAGCCGGCCCTTATAGGTGTTGATGTAGAACTTGAAGAGCCCGTTCAGCACCACCAGCGCCAGGAATACCAGACTGAGAGCCATCAGCATCTGGAAACGGTCGAGCTGCACGCCCTTGAAGAATTCCACATGGCCGATCAGCGGAATGTCATAGGCGATATGCATGAAAGTCTGGGTTGCGCCGGGGCCTTCAAAGCCGTCGCCCTGGATCGGTCCGTTGACGATCTGCTTCGGCAGATCGAAGGACAGGAAATAGGGGATCATCGAGGCCGCGACGACAGCCAGGATCCACAGCTGCTGCAGCCGCGTGTTCTTCCAGATATAGCGGGCGAGGCTCTTTTCCATGGCTAACCTTCAGCGTGCTGGGAAATTCCGAAGGCGCGATCCGGGCGCGGGGAGGGTAGGAATTGTCGAGAACAGGACCATGCAGCCGGACCGCCGATATCGCAATGAAAACAAGGCGAAGGGACCGGCTGCAGACAGGCCGATTCTCGCCGGAACTCTGCTTATATCACAGGACTTTTAAATAAGGCGAGCGATTCGGCAATCAGCGAGCGAATGATGGCAGCCGTCTTCTCCGCCCCGTCGAGATCGAGCGAGACCGGCTCCTGCCGAGGCGCTGCCAGCGCCTTTTCGACAGCCTCTTTCATATGGGCCGAGGTCAGCCCCTGTTCCGGCAGGATATCGGCAAGGCCCAGCGCCTGCAGCCGTTCGGCGCGCACCGTCTGCTCGGTCTCGCCGCCGGCGACGAAAGGGATGAGGATCGGCCGGCACTCGGTGCGCAAGAGGTCGCCGACGGTGTTGTAGCCGGCCTGCGAGATCGATACCCTGGCACCGCGCAAGAGCGAAGGAAAATCCCTGCGGAAGCGCACCAGCGTCACATTCGGGGCTGCGTCCCGCGACAGTCTGGCGAAATCGGCCTCCGGCAGGTTGGGACCCGAGATCAGCAGCCAGCGAAGATCGACCGGCAGCAGCGCCGCCGCCTCCTTCGCCGCGCCGATCAGCTCGGCGCCGACCGCGCCGCCGCCGGCCGAGGCGATGATGTCGAAGGTTTCCGTCGGTTCGGGCGCCGGCGGCGGCGCGACGAGGCCGGTATACCGCAGCCTGTCGGCGATCTCAGGCGTCAGCGGGAAGGTATCCTCGAGCCTGACGAAGCCGGGATCGCCATGGACAAGCACGGCGTCGAAGTGATCCTTGACCAGGGCGACCGTCTCGGCGTCGCGGCCGGCCTTGCGGTTTTGCTGCAGGATGTCGCGCACCGAGCTGACGAGTTTTGGCCGCGGTTCGGCCTCTTCGATCGCTTGAAGCAGGGGCAGAAGTTCGAAGCGCATCTGCCGCCGGCCAAAGGGGAAGGCCTCGATGATGACGGCATCGGGCCTTGCGGCATGGAAGGCGTCGAGCAGCAAGTTCCGGCGAGCGGCCAGGAATTCTTCGCCGGCCGGCCGGCCATCGGCATCGGCAAGGCCGGAGAAACCGGCATTGCTGGCGACGACCGCCGGCAGGGCGACGGTCTTCACGCCCTCGCCGGGAAAACCCGGCACCGGCAGGCCGCCGGTCACGACGGTGACGTCGAAGCCGTCCCTGACGAGTGCATTGGCGATGCGGCTGGCGCGGGCGATGTGGCCGATGCCGAGCAGATGCTGGACATAGAAAAAGATGCGCGGTGCCATCATGACGCCTTCTGCCATTCGGCCTCGAACAGGCCGGCGAGCTGCCTGATGCTGGAATGATAATCGAAGTCCTCGCGCACCCGCCTTTCGGCGGCGTCGCCGAGGCGCTGGCGCAGCGCCGGATCGCGAATCGCCGCCTCCAGCGCGCTGGCGAGCAGCGCCGGATTCTCCGGCGGCACGACGAGGCCGTTCTCGCCGTCCGTCAGCAGCTCCGGCACGCCGGATACCGTGGTGGAGATGCAGACGAGGCGCTGGCTCGAGGCCTCGACCAGCACGTTCGGCAAACCGTCGCGGTCGCCGTTGGCGGCGATGCGGCAGGCGAGCGCAAAGAGATCGGCGCGGCGGTAGTGATCGAGCACGTCTTCCTGTGCCATGGCGCCCTTCCAGACAATGCGGCCGGAGAGGCCGAGCTCGGCTGCGAGCGCCTTCAGCCTGGCAAGCTCGTCGCCGCCGCCAATATGCTCCATGCGCCAATGGAGATCAGCCGGCAGCTGCGCCAGCGCCCGCAGCAACACGTCGTAGCCTTTCTTCTCGACCGCGCGGCCGACGCTGAGAATGAAGGCCGGATCGGCCGGGTCGTTGCCGGTTCTCTCGGAATGCGCGCCGGAAAAATGGCCGAAGCGGGCGAGATCGAGGCCGTGATAGCTCAAATGTATGGCCTGCTTGCGCGATGTCAGCATGCGCATGTGTTCATAGCCAGTCCGGGTGCAGGTGACGGTCCAGCGGGCGCTCTTCAGCTTTTCCTTCAATTCCCAGTCGGGCGAGGTCCATATGTCCTTGGCATGGGCCGAACAGGTCCAGGGCGTGCCCGTCAGGATGCTCGTATATTCCGTCACCGAGGCCGGCGTATGGATGAAATGGGCATGCAGCCACTCACCGCCGTCACGCCACTCGCGCGCCAGCACCAGCGCTTGGCCGAGGCGACGGAAGCGGTTGCGGGAGAGATCACGCTTGAGGTCGGCGAAGAAGCGCTTGATCAGTGGCTTGAAGCCGGGTTTGCCGAAGCCGGCTGCCAAGCCTTTGAGTACGCGGATCGGCTCCTCGTGCAGATATTCCGGCAGATAGAGGACAGGCGCCTTGATCTCGTCATGCACCGGATGGCGTTTCTTGTCGGTCGGTCGGCGCATGGAAATCAGCGTCAGGTCGAAGCCGGCCCGTTCGAGGCCGAGCAGTTCCTGGGCGATGAAGGTTTCCGAAAGGCGGGGATAGCCTTTCAGCACGACGAGGATCTTGCGGCGTGGCGGCAAGGCTGTGCCCTATTCTGCGCCGACGACGGCAAGGTGGGTGGCGCGGCCGTCGAGCCATCGGCCGACAGTCTGCGAGATGTGGTCCAGCCCTTCGAGATGCATATTGCTGCCGCTTTTCGACGGCGGCAGCCGGGAGGGCAGGCGCTTCAGCGCCGCGGCCATGATGGCCGGATCGGCCGATTGTTCCGGCAGCAGCATGTCGACGAGGCCTAGCTCACTTGCCCGCTTTGCGCGCAGCAGCTGTTCCTCGCGCGGCTTGACGCGCGGCACGATAAGGGCCGGCTTGTCGAAGGAGAGGATCTCGCAATAGGTGTTGTAGCCGCCCATGGCGACGACGCCGGTGGCGCCGGCGATCAACTCTTCCATATGATTGTCGAACTCGATCACCTCTATATAGGGAATGGCTTCGCCCTTCTGCACCAGCTTGGCGCGCTCGGCGGCCGGCATATAGGGCCCGAGCACGACGAGCGCCTTCTGCGTCAGCGTCGGATCGGCCTCGTAGGCGTTCATGACGTCGTGGACGAGATCGGAGCCGTCGCCGCCGCCGCCTGTGGTGACGAGCAGGTAATTGTCCTTGCGGGCGTTGATCGAGCTCTTGCCCTTGGAAACGCTGCGCTGCAGGAAGCCGACAAAATCCATTTTCCGGCGCAGGCTGGCCGGCACGTCGAGACCAACGAGCGGATCGTAGAAGTCAGGCGGGCCGTAGACCCAGACGCTGTCGTAATATTGGTCGATCTTCTGCATGATGCTGTTTTTCTTCCACTCGGCCTCCAGCAGATGCGGCGCGTCCATGATCTCGCGCAGGCCGAGCACCAGCACGGTGCCGCGGGCCTTGAGATAGGCGAGCGTATCCTCGACCTCGCCCTTCAATCCCATCGGCTCCTTGTCGACGATGAAGATATCCGGCTGGAAGGTCTCGGCCGTATGGCGGATGCTCGATTCGCGCATCTTCAGCGTCTCGTGGAGATCGATATGGCTGGCGAGCGACGTATATTCGCCGTTGCGCAGCTTGATGACGCTCGGGATCTTCACGAAGTCGACGCGGGCGCGGTAATCGAAGGCGCCGGCGATCGTCGCCCCCGAAATGATCAGGATGTTGAGGCCGCGATAGTCTTCGACCAGCGCATGGGCGATGGTGCGACAGCGCCTGAGGTGGCCGAGGCCGAACGTGTCGTGGCTGTACATGAGGATGCGAGCATCTTCGAGACGTCTGGCCATGGGTGTTCCCTCCGGGGTGAACAACATGAATTAGTACCCCCACCGTCCGGAGGCCAAGAGGCGGGCGCGGTGCCGGAAGGCGCCGCCGAGCGTCCCGCTATTTGTAGGGATCTGCCGCATCGCGCAAGCCGTCTCCCAGAAAGTTGAACGCCAAAATGACAAGAACAACAGGAATGATCGGAAAGAGCAACCAAGGATAGAAGGCGATGACGCTGACGCTTTTTGCCTCGGTGAGCAGAATGCCCCAGCTGGTGATCGGCGGCCGAAGACCGAGGCCGAGGAAGGAGAGCGCGGTCTCGCCGAGGATCATGCCGGGGATCGAAATCGTCGCCGAAGCGATGAGATGCGACATGAAGCCCGGGACCAGATGGCGGCCGATGATGCGCGGCGTGCTGGCGCCCATCAGCTGCGCGGCCTGTACGTAATCCTCCTCACGCAGCGCGAGAAGCTTGGAGCGCACGGCCCGCGCCAGTCCGGTCCAGTCGATGATGCCGAGGATGACGGTGATGCCGAAATAAATGACGATCGGACTCCAGGTCACCGGCATGATGGCGGCGAGCGCCATCCACAGCGGCAGGCTCGGCAGCGATTGCAGCACCTCGATCAGGCGCTGGACGATGAGGTCGAAGACGCCGCCCCAGTAGCCGGCAAGGCCGCCGATGACGATGCCGAGGACGAAGCTGATCGAAATGCCGATCAGGCCGATCGTCAGCGATATGCGCGCGCCGTAGAGGATGCGCGACAGCACGTCGCGGCCGAGCCGGTCGGTGCCGAGCAGAAACATCTGGCCGCCGATCGCGGGGCAGACGAGATGATAGTTCGAGGCGACGAGGCCCCAGAACTTATAGGAATCGCCGCGGCAGAAGAAGCGGATCGGCTGCACGTCGTTCGGCCTGTCGGTATAGACGCGGTGCAGCGTGTCGAGATCGAGCGTCATGCTGCGGCCGTAGACGAAGGGACCGACGAACTCGCCCTTGTCGAAGAAATGGACGCGCTGGGGTGGCGCGTGGATGAAATCGACATTGCGCGTGTGCAGGCCGTAGGGCGCCAGGAACTCGACGATCAGGATCATCAGGTAGATGGCGGCAAGGAAGATGCCGGAGATCAAGGCGAGCCTGTGCTGCTTGAACTTCCACCACATCAGCTGTTTCTGCGAGGCGAGATGGATGCGCGATTGCGCCGCCGTCATGCTCTCGGTCGCGTGCGGATCGAAGGGCGCGGTGGAGACGTAATGCGGCAGCGGCGCGCCGGGTGCGGGAAGGGGCGACATTATTTGGTGCTCCTGCCTTGCAGTCGGATGCGGGGATCGAGGAAGCCGAGGGCGATATCGGAGATCAGCACGCCGATGACGTTGAGGAAAGCGAGGAACATCAGGAAGGAGCCGGCCAGATACATGTCCTGGCTCTGCAGCGCCTTGATCAGCATCGGCCCGGTCGTCTCCAGCGACAGGACGATGGCGACGATCTCGGCGCCCGAGATGATCGACGGCAGAATCGAGCCGATGTCGGCGATGAAGAAATTGAGCGCCATGCGCAGCGGATATTTGACCAGCGCCCGCATCGGATGCAGGCCCTTGGCGCGGGCTGTCGTCACATATTGCTTCTGCATCTCGTCGAGAAGATTGGCGCGCAGCCGCCGGATCATGCCGGCCGTGCCGGCCGTGCCGACGATGATGACGGGGATCCAGAGATGGGCAAGGATCGACTTCGCCTTTTCCCAGCTCATCGGCGCGTTGAGATATTGCTGGTCCATCAGGTGGCCGATCGACAGCCCGAACCAGACATTGGCGAAATACATCAGGATCAGGGCCAGCATGAAGTTCGGAACAGCGATGCCGAGCAGGCCGAGAAAGGTCAGCCCGTAATCGCCCCAGCTATACTGATGCGTCGCCGAATAGATGCCGATCGGAAAGGCGATCAGCCAGGTGAGCAGGATCGTCGTGAAGGAGACGAGGATCGTCAGCCACAGCCGTTCGCCGACGACGTCCGAGACTGGCAGCTGGTATTCGAAGGAATAGCCGAAATCGCCGTGCAGCATGCCGGCGACCCAGTAAAAGTAGCGCACGATTTCCGGCTTGTCGAAGCCGTATTGCTCCCGCATTTCCTCGATTTCCTGGAGATTGGCGGTCTCGCCAGAGGCGCGCAGCTCGGCGATCTGGCTCTCGAAGAAGTCGCCGGGCGGCAGCTCGATGATCGTGAAGACAAGCGCCGAAATGACGAAGAGCGTCGGCACCATGGCGGCGATGCGCCAGAGAATATATCTGAGCACGCCTCAGGCCTCCTTGTACCAGAAAACATCCGGCATGTAGACGCCGAGATAGGAGGTGGGATCGAAGCCGTAGAGTGCTCTCTCCGGCAGGTTCTGCAGCTTGGCGGCGCGAAGGATCGGCTGCAGCGTGCTGTTGATGAGGCCGATAGAGAAGACCTGCTGCGTATAGAGCGACAGCATTTTGTGCCAGATCGCCTGACGCTCCTCGAACTTCGCCGTCGAGCCCCATTGGCCGAGCAGGTCCACCAGCTCTGCAGCTTCCGGGAGGTCTGGTGCGACGCCTTCCTGGCCGGCGGAGAGATAATGCATGCCCCAGAGCGGCCATTGCAGCTGATCGTCGAGCGTCGGCGCAAGACCGGACGGCGACATGTCGGCCGTCGGCACGCCGTTGTCGAGACCATACCAGATCGACATCATGATCGTGCCGCTCATGGCGCGGTTGCGGAAGACGTCGCGCTGCGAGGTGCGGGTATAAAGCGCAAGGCCGATATCGGCCCAGTGATCGTGCACCAGTTCCAGCACGTCGGTATCGAGATTGCTTTCGCCGGCGGTCTCGACGGTGATCTCGGCGCGCCGTCCGTCAGGCAGCAGCCTTATGCCGTCGTCGCCGCGCTTGGCTAGGCCAAGCTCGTCGAGCAGGCGGTTGGCCTCATCGGGATCGAACTTCACGAAGGCGTCGGCATATTCCTGCTTGAAGAGCGGGCTGTCGGGCAGCACGGTATCGGCGCTCGGAGTGCCCAAGCCATAGAAGGCGACCATGTTGATCTCGTGCCGGTTGATTGCCAGCGACAGCGCCCGGCGCAGCCGCGCGTCGCGGAAAAGGCCGCGCCACACCTCGTCGGCGCAGTTGAGATTCGGCAAGAGCGTGATGCGCGAGCCGCGCGCGACCTTCCAGAGATTGACCTTTACGGGAAAGCGCTTCTCCGCCTCTTTAAGGAAGGTGTAGTCGTTGAAATCGATGCCGGTCGCCTGCAGGTCGGCCTCGCCCGCACCCGCTTTGGCGGCGATGATCGACGAGGAAGAGACGTTGAGGACGAAACGGTCGAGATAGGGAAGCTGCCTGCCGTTTTCGTCGACGCGATGAAAGAACGGGTTGCGCTCGAAGACGAACTGCTCGGCTGGCAGCGCCGTCGTATTGTGCCAGGGATCCAGCGTCGGCAGGTTGGGATTCTCAGGCCGGTAGGAGCGCGCCATCTTGATGTGCAGGTCCTGCCATTTCTTGGCGCGGTTGGCCTGCATCATCTGTTCCATCTTCGCCTGGTCGGGCTGATACTTCTTGTGGAACTGCTTGAGGTAATGCGCCGGCCCGAAGATGACGAGGGGTTGCGGGCCTGCCAAGCTCGGCAGGAACATCGGGTTGGGTTTTTCCCAGGTATAACGCACCGTCAGCGGATCGAGCATCTCGAAGCGCGGCAGGCTGCCGTGTGGACGAAGCTCGAGCGCACCGCCGCCGGGTGTTAGCTTGTCGTTGAGGATGACGTCTTCCCACCAGTAGCGGAAATCATCGGCCGTAAACGGCGCTCCGTCCGACCATTTATGGCCCTCGCGCAGCGTGAAGGTGAAGACTGTGTCGTCTTCGGAGCGGAAATCGGCGAGAATGTCAGGCTGGAACTGCAGATGCTTGTCGTAGCCGACCAGGCGGGCATAGCCGTAGATCGTCATGAAGCGGATGTCTCGCTGGCTGCCGATGATGGTGCGCACCGTGCCGCCATAGGCGCCGGGTTCGAGCCCCATCTCCTTCAGGTTGAAGATGCGCGGGCGGGCGGGAATGCGCTCTGCCATCGGCGGCAGGCTGCCGGCGGCCAGCCGCTCTTTCAGGAATTCCGGTTCGACGGCCTGTTCGGCGCGAAGCACTGCCGGCGCGATCGCAGCGCCGACGAGGCCGCCGAGGAATGTGCGACGCGTCACCATCAGCGCAACTCCCGGATATCCGCGCCCTTGCGGGCGCGCACCAGATGGCCGTCGCCGAGATCGGCATAGGCAAGCTCGGCCGCGTCGTCATGCTCGGCGGTGAAGGTCTTGCCCCAGTTCTGCTTGTCAGCGGCGCCGTTTTCCCGGAGCGCCTGGAAATCGAGCGGCCGGTCGAGATCGGGGAAGGGCACGGCGGCGAGCAGCGATTTCGTGTAGGGGTGCACCGGATCGCGCAGGATGATTTCGCGTGGAGCGATCTCGACGATGCGGCCCTTGCACATGACCGCGATGCGGTCAGCCATGTAATCGACGACAGCGAGATTGTGCGAGATGAAAAGATAAGTGAGCCCCAGCTCCTTCTGCAGATCCTTCAGGAGGTTGAGGATCTGCGCCTGCACCGAGACGTCGAGCGCCGACACCGGCTCGTCGAGGATGACGAGTTTCGGGCCGAGTGCGAGTGCCCGAGCAATGCCGATGCGCTGGCGCTGCCCGCCTGAGAAGCTGTGCGGATAACGGCTGAGATAGCGCTTGTCGAGGCCGATCGCCGCCATCAGCCCTTCGACCTTGCGCTTACGCTCGTCGCTGTCACCTCGGTCGTGGATCTCCAACGGTTCGCTGAGGATGTTGCGCACCGT from the Rhizobium sp. NXC14 genome contains:
- a CDS encoding ABC transporter permease, whose product is MSPLPAPGAPLPHYVSTAPFDPHATESMTAAQSRIHLASQKQLMWWKFKQHRLALISGIFLAAIYLMILIVEFLAPYGLHTRNVDFIHAPPQRVHFFDKGEFVGPFVYGRSMTLDLDTLHRVYTDRPNDVQPIRFFCRGDSYKFWGLVASNYHLVCPAIGGQMFLLGTDRLGRDVLSRILYGARISLTIGLIGISISFVLGIVIGGLAGYWGGVFDLIVQRLIEVLQSLPSLPLWMALAAIMPVTWSPIVIYFGITVILGIIDWTGLARAVRSKLLALREEDYVQAAQLMGASTPRIIGRHLVPGFMSHLIASATISIPGMILGETALSFLGLGLRPPITSWGILLTEAKSVSVIAFYPWLLFPIIPVVLVILAFNFLGDGLRDAADPYK
- a CDS encoding ABC transporter permease, which translates into the protein MLRYILWRIAAMVPTLFVISALVFTIIELPPGDFFESQIAELRASGETANLQEIEEMREQYGFDKPEIVRYFYWVAGMLHGDFGYSFEYQLPVSDVVGERLWLTILVSFTTILLTWLIAFPIGIYSATHQYSWGDYGLTFLGLLGIAVPNFMLALILMYFANVWFGLSIGHLMDQQYLNAPMSWEKAKSILAHLWIPVIIVGTAGTAGMIRRLRANLLDEMQKQYVTTARAKGLHPMRALVKYPLRMALNFFIADIGSILPSIISGAEIVAIVLSLETTGPMLIKALQSQDMYLAGSFLMFLAFLNVIGVLISDIALGFLDPRIRLQGRSTK
- a CDS encoding ABC transporter substrate-binding protein; amino-acid sequence: MVTRRTFLGGLVGAAIAPAVLRAEQAVEPEFLKERLAAGSLPPMAERIPARPRIFNLKEMGLEPGAYGGTVRTIIGSQRDIRFMTIYGYARLVGYDKHLQFQPDILADFRSEDDTVFTFTLREGHKWSDGAPFTADDFRYWWEDVILNDKLTPGGGALELRPHGSLPRFEMLDPLTVRYTWEKPNPMFLPSLAGPQPLVIFGPAHYLKQFHKKYQPDQAKMEQMMQANRAKKWQDLHIKMARSYRPENPNLPTLDPWHNTTALPAEQFVFERNPFFHRVDENGRQLPYLDRFVLNVSSSSIIAAKAGAGEADLQATGIDFNDYTFLKEAEKRFPVKVNLWKVARGSRITLLPNLNCADEVWRGLFRDARLRRALSLAINRHEINMVAFYGLGTPSADTVLPDSPLFKQEYADAFVKFDPDEANRLLDELGLAKRGDDGIRLLPDGRRAEITVETAGESNLDTDVLELVHDHWADIGLALYTRTSQRDVFRNRAMSGTIMMSIWYGLDNGVPTADMSPSGLAPTLDDQLQWPLWGMHYLSAGQEGVAPDLPEAAELVDLLGQWGSTAKFEERQAIWHKMLSLYTQQVFSIGLINSTLQPILRAAKLQNLPERALYGFDPTSYLGVYMPDVFWYKEA